A genomic stretch from Erwinia sp. E_sp_B01_1 includes:
- a CDS encoding sugar ABC transporter ATP-binding protein has protein sequence MAHSEADLLTPASAQSEVIIETRNVSRLYPGVTALDQVDYRVYRNKVNVLIGENGAGKSTMMKMLAGVEVPSSGQILLEGEPVALHSTQQAEKHGISIIFQELNLFPNMNVMDNIFIGNEFFQRGVINEKYQYQLAKALLERLELDVDPWSQLGELGIGHQQLVEIARALSKDTKVLIMDEPTSALSQSEVRVLFNVIAALKRRGVTIIYISHRLEELMEIGDHITIFRDGRFISEREVRDASVPWIIEQMVGDKKKHFDYQAAEQGDAVLNVSGLTALAQNGGYKLNDVSFSLRKGEVVGIYGLLGAGRTELFKGLIGLMSCQSGSVTLNGECLDKRNFQYRLKKGIALVPEDRKGEGVIELMSIKTNMTLSDLSLRGFRKALNLLNPQKEAVRVNEMIERLAIKVSDAELPITSLSGGNQQKVVLGKALMTRPEVVLLDEPTRGIDVGAKTDVYHLIGSMARQGLAVMFSSSELDEVMALADRILVMADGKITADLSRAEATRERLITASTPHD, from the coding sequence ATGGCGCACAGTGAAGCGGATCTCCTGACCCCGGCTAGCGCACAGTCAGAAGTGATTATCGAAACCCGCAACGTTTCCCGCCTCTATCCCGGCGTCACCGCGCTGGATCAGGTGGACTATCGCGTATACCGCAACAAGGTCAACGTGCTGATCGGGGAAAACGGGGCCGGTAAATCTACCATGATGAAAATGCTGGCGGGGGTGGAAGTGCCGTCGTCCGGTCAGATCCTGCTGGAAGGCGAGCCGGTTGCGCTGCACTCCACGCAGCAGGCAGAGAAACACGGGATCAGCATCATCTTCCAGGAGCTGAACCTGTTCCCGAACATGAACGTGATGGACAACATTTTTATTGGCAACGAGTTTTTCCAGCGCGGCGTGATCAACGAAAAATACCAGTACCAGCTGGCGAAAGCGCTGCTGGAGCGGCTGGAGCTGGATGTGGATCCCTGGTCACAACTGGGTGAGCTGGGCATCGGCCATCAGCAGCTGGTGGAGATCGCCAGGGCGCTCTCCAAAGACACCAAAGTGCTGATCATGGATGAACCGACCTCAGCGCTGAGCCAGTCAGAAGTCCGGGTGCTCTTCAACGTCATTGCCGCGCTTAAGCGCCGTGGTGTGACCATTATCTACATCTCCCACCGGCTGGAAGAGCTGATGGAGATTGGCGATCACATCACCATTTTCCGCGACGGGCGCTTTATCTCCGAACGGGAAGTGCGTGATGCCAGCGTGCCGTGGATTATTGAACAGATGGTCGGCGACAAGAAAAAGCATTTTGATTATCAGGCTGCAGAGCAGGGCGATGCCGTGCTGAACGTCAGTGGCCTGACGGCGCTGGCGCAAAACGGTGGCTACAAGCTTAACGATGTCAGCTTCTCGTTGCGCAAAGGTGAAGTGGTGGGCATTTATGGCTTGCTGGGCGCGGGCAGAACCGAGCTGTTTAAGGGGCTGATCGGGCTGATGTCCTGTCAGAGCGGCAGCGTCACGCTGAACGGTGAATGTCTGGATAAACGCAATTTCCAGTACCGGCTGAAAAAAGGCATCGCGCTGGTGCCGGAAGATCGCAAAGGCGAAGGGGTGATCGAGCTGATGTCGATCAAAACCAATATGACCCTGAGCGACCTCAGCCTGCGCGGATTCCGCAAAGCGCTGAACCTGCTTAATCCGCAAAAAGAGGCGGTTCGCGTCAACGAGATGATTGAGCGCCTGGCGATCAAAGTCAGCGATGCCGAACTGCCGATTACTTCGCTGAGCGGCGGCAATCAACAAAAAGTGGTGCTGGGCAAGGCGCTAATGACCCGTCCCGAAGTGGTGCTGCTGGATGAGCCCACGCGCGGCATTGACGTGGGCGCCAAAACCGACGTCTACCACCTGATTGGATCCATGGCCCGACAGGGGCTGGCCGTGATGTTTTCTTCCTCGGAACTGGATGAGGTGATGGCGCTGGCCGACCGCATCCTGGTGATGGCGGATGGAAAAATTACCGCCGATCTCTCACGGGCTGAAGCCACCCGCGAGCGGCTTATCACGGCTTCGACTCCACATGATTAG
- a CDS encoding ABC transporter permease — protein sequence MNQKYLLYMYLLKARTFIALLIVIGFFSVMVPNFLTPSNLLIMTQHVAITGLLAIGMTLVILTGGIDLSVGAVAGICGMVAGALLTNGIPLWGGNVLFLNVPEVILVVAVFGVIVGLINGTVITRLGVAPFICTLGMMYVARGAALLWNDGSTYANLVGMPPLGNTGFAILGSGTLLGVYIPIWLMVGFLLLGLYITRKTPLGRYIYASGGNESAARLAGVPIIKVKVFVYAFSGLCAALVGLIVASQLQTAHPMTGNMFEMDAIGATVLGGTALAGGRGRVSGSIIGAFVIVFLADGMVMMGVSDFWQMVIKGLVIVTAVVIDQFQQRLQSKVVLMRRHEKKQVAAPLSEVTHG from the coding sequence ATGAATCAGAAATACCTGCTTTATATGTATCTGCTGAAGGCCCGTACGTTTATCGCGCTGCTGATCGTCATTGGCTTTTTCAGCGTGATGGTGCCGAACTTTTTAACCCCTTCCAACCTGCTGATCATGACTCAGCACGTGGCGATCACCGGCCTGCTGGCCATCGGCATGACGCTGGTGATCCTCACCGGCGGCATTGACCTTTCGGTGGGCGCCGTGGCCGGGATTTGCGGCATGGTTGCCGGGGCATTGTTGACCAACGGTATCCCACTCTGGGGCGGCAACGTGCTGTTCCTTAACGTGCCGGAAGTGATCCTGGTGGTGGCGGTGTTTGGGGTCATTGTGGGTCTGATCAACGGAACGGTTATCACCCGTCTTGGCGTGGCCCCCTTTATCTGTACGCTGGGCATGATGTATGTGGCACGCGGTGCGGCGCTGCTGTGGAACGACGGCAGCACCTATGCCAACCTGGTCGGCATGCCGCCGCTGGGTAACACGGGGTTTGCCATCCTCGGCTCTGGCACCCTGCTGGGCGTCTATATCCCGATCTGGCTGATGGTGGGCTTCCTGCTGTTGGGGCTCTATATCACCCGTAAAACGCCGCTTGGCCGCTATATCTACGCCAGCGGCGGCAACGAATCGGCGGCGCGCCTGGCCGGGGTGCCCATCATTAAAGTGAAAGTGTTTGTCTATGCGTTTTCTGGCCTGTGTGCCGCGCTGGTGGGGCTGATTGTGGCTTCCCAGTTGCAGACGGCGCACCCGATGACCGGCAACATGTTTGAGATGGATGCCATCGGCGCCACGGTGCTGGGCGGTACTGCGCTGGCGGGCGGGCGCGGGCGGGTTTCAGGGTCGATTATCGGCGCTTTTGTTATCGTCTTCCTCGCGGACGGCATGGTGATGATGGGCGTCAGCGATTTCTGGCAGATGGTGATCAAAGGTTTGGTGATCGTCACCGCCGTGGTGATTGACCAGTTCCAGCAACGCCTGCAGAGCAAAGTCGTGCTGATGCGTCGTCATGAAAAAAAGCAGGTGGCCGCGCCGCTCTCTGAGGTGACCCATGGCTAG
- a CDS encoding FGGY-family carbohydrate kinase encodes MARELIIALDEGTSNVKAVAIDARGDVVTKASRPLTIETPHSGWVEQDGMMLLNASLTVLREVIQSVGEDRVAALAISNQRETAIGWERASGRPLAPAITWQCSRSSAFCEQLRRDQQEELIRSVTGLPVAPLFSASKMRWLLDNSADGMARARNGEICLGTIDAWLLWHFTGGRQFRCDTSNAARTQLLNLQTGEWDESMLALFGLPRVALPEICASSGLFGTTSGLSGIPDGLPVMAMVGDSHAALYGHGLGKLGGVKATYGTGSSVMAPLLMPDTSIVQLATTVAWHDGERLVYGLEGNIPHTGDGVAWMAQATGLTDGKGQVLSRALHELPASIDSTLGVYFVPALTGTGAPWWDDQARGVICGLSRGVTPAHLIRASLEAIAYQIADVITAMRQHPDFHLETLMVDGGPTQNPWLMQFQADLLGCPVARSVTPELSALGAGLLARRAFEQLSDSQLTALLPEHDRWLPDEARHQQLLQSWQGWREAVQRTLWQPAAQTH; translated from the coding sequence ATGGCTAGAGAGTTGATAATTGCGCTGGATGAAGGCACCAGCAATGTGAAAGCGGTAGCAATTGATGCTCGCGGAGACGTGGTGACCAAAGCTTCCCGGCCACTGACCATAGAAACACCTCACTCTGGCTGGGTGGAGCAGGATGGCATGATGCTGCTGAACGCCTCGCTGACCGTGCTGAGGGAGGTGATCCAGTCGGTGGGTGAGGATCGTGTGGCTGCTCTGGCCATCAGCAATCAGCGCGAAACGGCCATCGGCTGGGAGAGAGCAAGTGGCAGGCCCCTTGCGCCGGCCATTACCTGGCAGTGTTCCCGTTCCTCCGCCTTCTGTGAACAACTGAGGCGGGATCAGCAGGAAGAGCTGATTCGCTCGGTGACCGGATTGCCCGTTGCGCCGCTGTTTTCCGCCTCCAAAATGCGCTGGCTACTGGATAACAGTGCTGACGGCATGGCGCGGGCCCGCAACGGCGAGATTTGCCTGGGGACCATCGATGCCTGGCTACTGTGGCATTTTACCGGCGGCAGGCAGTTCCGCTGCGATACCTCGAATGCGGCACGCACGCAGTTACTGAATCTGCAAACCGGCGAGTGGGACGAAAGTATGCTGGCGCTGTTTGGTCTGCCGCGGGTAGCGCTGCCGGAAATCTGCGCCTCCAGCGGCCTGTTCGGCACCACCAGCGGGCTTTCCGGCATTCCTGACGGGCTGCCTGTTATGGCAATGGTCGGCGATTCCCACGCCGCGCTTTACGGCCACGGGCTGGGTAAGTTGGGTGGCGTAAAAGCGACTTATGGCACTGGTTCCTCGGTGATGGCGCCATTACTGATGCCGGATACCAGCATTGTCCAGCTGGCAACCACCGTCGCCTGGCATGATGGCGAACGCCTGGTTTACGGGCTGGAGGGCAACATCCCTCACACCGGCGATGGCGTGGCGTGGATGGCGCAGGCTACCGGCCTGACAGACGGCAAGGGCCAGGTGCTGAGCCGGGCCCTGCACGAGCTACCTGCGAGTATCGACTCCACGCTGGGCGTCTATTTTGTGCCAGCGCTGACCGGAACCGGTGCGCCCTGGTGGGACGATCAGGCCCGTGGCGTCATTTGCGGCCTCAGCCGGGGCGTTACGCCTGCTCATCTGATCCGCGCCTCGCTGGAAGCTATCGCCTACCAGATTGCTGATGTGATTACCGCGATGCGACAGCACCCCGATTTCCATCTGGAAACGCTGATGGTGGACGGTGGACCCACGCAGAACCCGTGGCTGATGCAGTTTCAGGCGGATTTACTCGGCTGTCCGGTAGCCCGGAGCGTCACTCCGGAGCTTTCTGCACTGGGGGCAGGGCTGCTGGCTCGCCGGGCGTTTGAACAGCTCAGTGACAGCCAGCTCACCGCTTTGCTGCCGGAACACGATCGCTGGCTGCCTGATGAAGCCCGTCACCAACAATTGTTGCAGAGCTGGCAAGGCTGGCGCGAAGCGGTGCAGCGCACCCTCTGGCAGCCTGCTGCCCAGACTCATTAA
- a CDS encoding glucose 1-dehydrogenase — protein MKRNFQGKTVVITGACRGIGAGIAERFAQDGANLVMVSNAERVYETAEKLKAAYGSEILALQVDVTDEAQVQHLYQEAAARFGTIDVSIQNAGVITIDYFDKMPKSDFEKILAVNTTGVWLCCREAAKYMVKQQSGSLINTSSGQGRQGFIYTPHYAASKMGVIGITQSLSQELAPWNITVNAFCPGIIESEMWDYNDRVWGEILSTEEKQYGKGELMAEWVQNIPLKRAGQPQDVAGLVAFLASDDARYITGQTINVDGGLIMS, from the coding sequence ATGAAACGTAATTTTCAGGGTAAAACGGTAGTAATTACCGGAGCCTGCCGCGGAATTGGGGCCGGTATCGCCGAGCGCTTTGCTCAGGACGGGGCGAATCTGGTGATGGTTTCCAATGCGGAGCGGGTGTATGAAACGGCAGAAAAACTCAAGGCCGCTTACGGCAGTGAGATCCTCGCGCTACAGGTTGATGTTACCGACGAAGCCCAGGTGCAGCATCTTTATCAGGAAGCTGCAGCACGCTTTGGCACCATTGATGTGTCCATCCAGAATGCCGGGGTGATCACCATTGATTACTTCGACAAAATGCCGAAGTCGGACTTCGAAAAAATTCTGGCAGTGAACACCACCGGCGTCTGGCTGTGCTGCCGGGAAGCGGCTAAATATATGGTAAAGCAGCAGTCAGGCAGCCTGATCAACACCTCTTCCGGCCAGGGCCGTCAGGGCTTTATCTACACTCCGCACTATGCTGCCAGTAAAATGGGCGTGATCGGCATTACTCAGAGCCTTTCACAGGAGCTGGCGCCGTGGAACATCACCGTGAACGCCTTTTGCCCCGGCATCATTGAAAGTGAAATGTGGGATTACAACGACCGGGTCTGGGGCGAGATCCTCAGCACGGAAGAGAAGCAATACGGCAAGGGCGAGCTGATGGCCGAATGGGTGCAGAATATCCCGCTGAAGCGCGCCGGACAGCCGCAGGATGTCGCCGGGCTGGTGGCCTTTTTAGCCTCCGATGATGCGCGGTATATCACAGGACAAACCATCAACGTCGACGGCGGGCTGATTATGTCGTGA
- a CDS encoding YbhB/YbcL family Raf kinase inhibitor-like protein has protein sequence MKKTLFCISLLACSVAASAAPVFTLNSPDFNDNDLMAKTFAGNAKGNASCTGEGISPALSWNNPPEGTKSFALTIVDPVGAKGLGVNHMVAYNIPFQRTSFARGELSDGKGYTGGKNTPGTIRYYGPCPPAGSGQHHYNFTLIATDLPANGLGQGLTREELLSKLKGHTLGAAGLIGRFGNE, from the coding sequence ATGAAAAAAACGTTGTTCTGCATCTCTCTGCTGGCCTGTTCTGTGGCTGCCAGTGCCGCGCCAGTTTTTACCCTGAATTCTCCGGACTTTAATGATAACGATCTGATGGCAAAAACCTTTGCAGGTAACGCCAAAGGCAACGCCAGCTGCACCGGCGAAGGCATCTCCCCCGCTTTAAGCTGGAATAACCCGCCTGAAGGCACCAAAAGTTTTGCCCTGACGATAGTGGATCCCGTTGGCGCAAAGGGGCTGGGGGTAAATCATATGGTGGCTTATAACATCCCTTTCCAGCGTACCAGCTTTGCCCGGGGTGAACTCAGCGACGGCAAAGGCTATACCGGTGGCAAAAACACGCCGGGAACGATCCGCTATTATGGCCCCTGCCCGCCGGCAGGAAGCGGTCAGCACCATTATAACTTCACGCTGATTGCCACAGATTTACCGGCCAACGGCCTGGGGCAGGGATTGACCCGGGAGGAACTGCTGAGCAAGCTGAAGGGCCACACGCTGGGTGCGGCCGGTTTGATTGGGCGGTTCGGCAACGAATAA
- a CDS encoding YchO/YchP family invasin, which produces MKKFFPIRSYSGALVLFLAGGAELPVAQALTMDTRVADAPFDDPARFSQSLPDLGSQSNDDSALAKRVAQAMKTIGEASMSSDDDQSLGNEAGQWAFNHFRDEAVRRAETEGQDLLSPYGKANLSLMVDMKGSFDGTSAELITPWADNYQYLTFSQLGVQQTDYGLVGNAGLGQRWVAGKWRLGYNAFIDQLFESNQQRGSLGAEAWSDYLRFSANYYQPLSGWRMQTHQNDMRMARGYDITTQGYLPFYRQLGVSLSYEQYLGDNVDLFNSGTLGTNPAAIELGVSYTPVPLFTVTASHKTADTGETQDQFGLKMNYQIGVALSKQLSADNVAAARSLSGSRYDAVNRNNSPVMEFRQRKTLSVFLATPPWQVQPGETLPLKLQIRNANTIKAISWQGDTQAMSLTPPASNTDTQGWSVIVPAWDSTEGASNEYRLSVTLEDSKQQRVTSNWITLKLVPPVTLQSAAVNQFDLMAPLSGG; this is translated from the coding sequence ATGAAAAAATTTTTCCCAATTCGCTCCTACAGCGGTGCGCTGGTGCTGTTTCTGGCCGGTGGTGCTGAACTCCCTGTCGCGCAGGCGTTGACAATGGATACCCGTGTCGCCGATGCGCCCTTTGACGATCCTGCCCGTTTCAGCCAGTCACTTCCGGATTTAGGCAGCCAGAGTAACGATGACTCTGCGCTGGCTAAGCGTGTGGCTCAGGCGATGAAAACCATTGGTGAAGCCAGTATGAGCAGTGACGACGATCAGTCACTGGGCAACGAAGCCGGGCAGTGGGCATTTAACCATTTTCGTGATGAAGCGGTCAGACGAGCCGAAACTGAAGGGCAGGATCTGTTATCACCCTACGGCAAGGCTAACCTGTCGTTGATGGTGGATATGAAAGGCAGCTTCGACGGCACTTCCGCCGAGCTTATTACGCCCTGGGCCGATAACTATCAGTACCTCACCTTTAGCCAGTTGGGCGTTCAGCAAACGGATTACGGGCTGGTGGGCAATGCCGGTCTGGGACAGCGCTGGGTCGCCGGAAAGTGGCGGTTGGGCTATAACGCGTTTATCGATCAGCTTTTTGAGTCTAACCAGCAGCGGGGCTCGCTGGGGGCCGAAGCCTGGAGCGACTATCTGCGTTTTTCCGCCAACTATTACCAGCCGCTTTCGGGCTGGCGGATGCAGACTCACCAGAATGATATGCGCATGGCGCGCGGCTATGACATTACGACTCAGGGCTACCTGCCATTTTATCGTCAGTTGGGCGTGTCGCTGAGTTATGAGCAATATCTGGGCGACAATGTCGATCTGTTTAACAGCGGGACGCTGGGCACCAATCCTGCTGCGATTGAACTTGGCGTCAGTTATACGCCTGTACCGCTGTTTACCGTCACCGCTTCGCACAAAACAGCCGATACCGGTGAGACTCAGGATCAGTTTGGCCTGAAGATGAACTATCAGATTGGTGTGGCGCTCAGCAAGCAGCTCTCTGCGGATAACGTGGCGGCGGCTCGTTCGCTCAGCGGCAGCCGTTACGATGCGGTGAACCGGAATAATTCCCCGGTGATGGAGTTCCGCCAGCGTAAAACGTTGTCGGTGTTCCTTGCCACGCCGCCGTGGCAGGTCCAGCCTGGTGAGACACTGCCGCTGAAATTGCAGATCCGCAATGCCAATACGATCAAGGCAATAAGCTGGCAGGGTGATACTCAGGCGATGAGCCTGACGCCACCGGCGAGCAATACAGATACGCAGGGCTGGAGCGTGATTGTCCCCGCCTGGGACAGTACCGAAGGGGCAAGCAATGAGTACCGGCTTTCCGTCACCCTGGAGGACAGTAAGCAGCAGCGAGTGACTTCAAACTGGATTACGCTGAAGCTGGTGCCGCCAGTGACTTTACAAAGCGCAGCGGTAAATCAATTTGATTTAATGGCTCCTTTATCTGGCGGCTAG
- a CDS encoding bestrophin family ion channel, with protein MIIRPHRHWFVRLFAWHGSVLPGILFRLGLNLMISIVAIFCLDWYETLGVKLTLAPFSLLGVSIAVFLGFRNSVCYARFTEARLLWGGLLIACRTIMRQVQAISPADAPRISALLMAFCYSLKHQLRRTDPREDLQRYLGDETEDVLRRRAPTNVIEMKISQWLGDQRRSGAVSDIVYTQLDNSINQLSHVLGGCERLASMPLPFAYGLLLHRTVYLFCSLLPFALVPDLHYMTPLVSVFISYTFLSLDELAEELEMPFGFANNHLPMDAMCANIEINLLEMNNQRELPETPVPDRHYRLT; from the coding sequence ATGATAATCCGTCCGCATCGCCACTGGTTTGTTCGTTTGTTCGCCTGGCACGGTTCCGTGCTGCCCGGCATTCTGTTTCGCCTCGGCCTGAATTTGATGATATCGATTGTGGCGATTTTCTGCCTCGACTGGTATGAAACGTTGGGGGTGAAGCTGACGCTGGCGCCATTCAGCCTGCTTGGTGTCTCTATTGCCGTCTTCCTTGGGTTTCGTAACAGCGTCTGTTATGCGCGGTTTACCGAAGCCAGGCTGTTATGGGGAGGATTGCTGATCGCCTGCCGGACCATTATGCGTCAGGTGCAGGCTATTTCCCCCGCCGATGCACCGCGAATAAGCGCGCTGTTAATGGCCTTCTGTTACAGCCTGAAGCATCAGTTGCGGCGTACGGATCCGCGTGAGGATCTGCAACGTTATCTCGGTGATGAAACTGAGGATGTGCTCAGGCGCCGTGCGCCAACGAATGTGATTGAGATGAAGATTTCCCAGTGGCTGGGGGATCAGCGCCGCAGCGGAGCTGTTTCAGATATCGTGTATACCCAGCTGGATAACAGTATTAATCAGTTGTCGCATGTTCTTGGCGGCTGCGAGCGGCTGGCAAGTATGCCGTTGCCTTTTGCTTATGGTTTGTTGCTACACCGCACTGTTTATCTTTTCTGTTCTCTTTTGCCTTTTGCGCTGGTGCCGGACTTGCATTACATGACGCCGCTGGTTTCTGTGTTTATTTCCTACACATTTTTGTCGCTGGATGAGCTGGCAGAGGAGCTGGAGATGCCGTTTGGCTTCGCCAATAATCATCTGCCTATGGATGCGATGTGCGCAAATATCGAGATCAATTTGCTGGAGATGAACAATCAGCGCGAGCTGCCAGAGACCCCGGTGCCGGACAGGCATTACAGGCTGACTTAA
- a CDS encoding porin, which translates to MMKRNFLVWAIPALLGISSVNAAEIYNKESNKLDLTGKVNAGHFFSSDDANNGDVSYARLGFKGQTQITDRLTGYGRWEYQFQLNNSEGDDAQTGNKTRLGYAGLKFGDVGSFDYGRNYGLIYDALAYTDMLPKFGGDSAYTDAFLAGRSTGVATWRNSNFFGLVDGLSVAAQYQGKNERSGTNTVRRANGDGYATSLAYDFDFGLSLTGAYANIDRTTAQNQAARGEGDRAELWATAIKYDANQIYLAAIYGQTHNATPISGGFANKAQNFEVVAQYQFINGFRPSLAYVSSRAKDIEDIGSADIYKYVSVGANYYFNKNMVFYTEYRINLLDSDNALGLADDDITAVGLTYQF; encoded by the coding sequence ATGATGAAGCGTAATTTTCTGGTATGGGCTATTCCTGCCCTCCTCGGGATTAGCAGCGTTAACGCCGCTGAGATTTATAACAAAGAGTCTAATAAACTGGATCTCACCGGTAAGGTTAACGCCGGTCACTTTTTCTCCTCAGATGACGCTAATAATGGCGACGTCAGCTATGCCCGTCTGGGCTTTAAAGGCCAGACACAAATTACCGACAGGTTGACTGGCTATGGCCGCTGGGAATATCAATTCCAGTTGAATAATTCCGAAGGCGATGATGCTCAGACCGGCAATAAAACCCGTCTGGGCTATGCAGGCCTGAAGTTTGGTGATGTGGGTTCATTTGACTATGGCCGTAACTATGGCCTGATTTACGATGCGCTGGCCTACACCGATATGCTGCCGAAATTTGGTGGCGACTCTGCTTATACAGATGCTTTCCTGGCGGGTCGCTCGACCGGCGTGGCGACCTGGCGTAACAGTAATTTCTTCGGTCTGGTTGATGGGCTGAGCGTGGCGGCCCAGTATCAGGGCAAGAATGAGCGTAGCGGGACCAATACCGTGCGCCGTGCAAATGGAGATGGTTATGCCACCTCTTTAGCTTATGATTTTGATTTCGGTCTGAGTCTGACGGGCGCATATGCCAACATTGATCGCACGACGGCCCAGAATCAGGCAGCGCGTGGAGAAGGCGATCGTGCGGAATTATGGGCCACGGCGATTAAGTATGATGCTAACCAGATTTATCTGGCGGCAATATATGGCCAGACGCATAATGCGACCCCAATCAGTGGGGGTTTTGCCAATAAAGCGCAGAATTTTGAAGTCGTGGCGCAGTATCAGTTTATTAACGGTTTCCGCCCTTCTCTGGCCTATGTTTCTTCCAGGGCTAAGGATATTGAAGATATTGGCAGTGCGGACATTTACAAGTATGTCAGCGTGGGTGCCAACTATTACTTCAACAAGAACATGGTGTTCTATACCGAATACCGCATCAATCTGCTGGACAGCGATAACGCGCTGGGTCTGGCGGATGATGACATCACTGCAGTGGGTCTGACTTACCAGTTCTGA
- a CDS encoding bifunctional succinylornithine transaminase/acetylornithine transaminase yields the protein MKPSVSRENFDQWIVPTYAPANFVPVRAEGSTLWDQQGKSYIDFAGGIAVNALGHAHPDLQLALQQQAALLWHTGNGYTNEPILRLAKQLIDATFADRVFFCNSGAEANEAALKLARKAAHDGAGENKSGIVAFKNAFHGRTLFTVSAGGQPAYSKDFAPLPAGIQHAVYNDLASAAELINDQTCAVIVEPIQGEGGVVPAEPAFLRGLRELCDKHQALLIFDEVQSGVGRTGSLYAYMHYGVTPDVLTTAKALGGGFPMGAMLTTEKLSAVMGVGTHGTTYGGNPLAGAVGGKVMELINRPEVLEGVAERHQWFVDGLNDINSRLHLFSEIRGLGLLIGCVLNQDYNGQAKLFNQAAAKEGLMVLIAGASVIRFAPSLIISEQEVKEGLARFETACRAVTEGARL from the coding sequence ATGAAACCGTCAGTATCTCGCGAAAATTTCGATCAGTGGATTGTCCCAACTTACGCGCCTGCGAACTTTGTACCGGTTCGGGCAGAAGGGTCAACGTTGTGGGATCAGCAGGGAAAATCGTATATCGATTTTGCAGGTGGGATTGCGGTGAATGCACTGGGCCATGCTCATCCCGATTTACAACTGGCATTGCAGCAACAGGCCGCTCTGCTGTGGCATACCGGCAACGGTTACACTAACGAACCGATTTTACGCCTGGCAAAACAGCTGATCGACGCCACCTTTGCCGATCGGGTTTTCTTCTGTAACTCGGGGGCTGAAGCCAACGAAGCTGCCCTTAAGCTGGCTCGTAAAGCGGCACACGATGGGGCTGGAGAGAACAAAAGCGGCATCGTCGCCTTTAAAAATGCTTTCCACGGTCGCACGCTGTTTACCGTCTCAGCGGGGGGACAACCAGCCTATTCGAAAGATTTCGCACCACTGCCGGCTGGCATTCAACATGCTGTCTATAACGATCTGGCATCCGCTGCCGAACTCATCAACGACCAGACCTGTGCGGTTATTGTCGAACCTATTCAGGGCGAGGGCGGAGTGGTTCCTGCTGAACCAGCTTTCCTTCGTGGCCTGCGCGAACTTTGCGACAAACACCAGGCACTGCTGATTTTTGACGAAGTTCAGAGCGGGGTGGGCCGTACTGGTTCGCTCTATGCCTATATGCATTACGGCGTAACGCCGGATGTGCTGACCACCGCCAAGGCGCTGGGCGGCGGCTTCCCGATGGGCGCAATGCTGACCACGGAAAAGCTGTCGGCGGTGATGGGGGTGGGCACCCACGGCACCACCTATGGCGGAAACCCGCTGGCAGGAGCCGTAGGTGGCAAGGTCATGGAGCTCATTAATCGCCCTGAAGTTCTGGAGGGGGTGGCTGAACGTCATCAGTGGTTCGTTGATGGCCTGAACGACATCAATTCACGTCTGCATCTGTTCAGTGAAATTCGCGGTCTTGGCCTGCTGATCGGCTGTGTGCTGAATCAGGATTACAACGGCCAGGCAAAACTGTTTAACCAGGCTGCAGCTAAGGAAGGCTTAATGGTGCTGATAGCGGGCGCCAGCGTGATCCGTTTTGCCCCTTCGCTGATTATTTCTGAGCAGGAAGTGAAAGAGGGACTGGCGCGGTTCGAAACGGCCTGTCGCGCCGTGACGGAAGGGGCCAGATTATGA